The sequence CCAGCATGATCTGCACGTAGGCGAAGCTCTTCGTGGTGTAGCCCTCACCGGGCACCCCCAGGAAGGTCGCGGCGCTGGTCTCCGCCGCGATGATCGAGGCCATTACCGCCCACCACGGCACGCGGCGGCCGGCCAGCGCGAAGTCGCTCAGGCTCCGGTCGCGCCGGCCCAGGTACAGCCCGACCGCGGTGATCCCCGCGAAGTAGGCGACGACGATGACGCCGTCGACGAGCAGCTGCGCCTCGGTCGAGAGCATCAGCGATGGCGGGCCGACGTGGGCACGCCTCATTATCGCGGACCGGGCGCCGGGACCCGGCAATCTGCGGCGCGGCGCCTTGCCGCCGCCGTCGGCGCTGGACTATGATCCTCAGCCAATGACCGGGCCTCGGGCGCGGCGGTCGCGGTGGCTCCTGGCGGTGGCCGCGCTGCTCGCCGCGGCGGGACCGGCGGGCGCCCAGACCGTCCTCGAGCCGGGATCGTTCCCGGGGCACAAGGCCGTCCGGATCTCCGACACCGTCGGCGTGACGTGACCGACGCGCTCCGGGGATCCGGCCCTCGCGTGCGGGTGATCCGCGCGACGCTGGTCGGCCTGCTGATCTCCCTCGCGGTGACCGGCCTCTCGCGCACCGGCCTCTTCGCGGGCTGGGAGACGCGAGCGGTCGACGCATTCCTGTTCCTGCGCGACCGGGTCCCCACGCCCGAGATCGTGCTCGTGCTCATCGACGACGACGCCTTCCAGGCGCTCGGCCAGCGCCAGCCGCTCTCGCGCCGCTACCTCGCGGACCTGGCCGACGTCCTGCTGAAGAGCGGCGCGACGGTCGTCGCCTTCGACGTGGTGCTGGCGGCGCCGACTGCGCCCGCCGAGGACCAGCTCCTGATCGACACCGCGCAACGGTGGACCGCGAAGCGGCCCGGCTCGCTGCTCTTCGCGACCTTCGCCATGCCCGCCCCGGGGGACGACCGGACCTTCACGCTGCTCCCGCCGTTCTCGCCCGCGCTGGGCGGCCTGCTGGGCTTCGCCAACGCGCCGATCGGGGCCGACGGCGTGGTCCGCCGGTTCACCCCGCTGCTGCCCTCGGCGGGCGGCGGGCGCGTCGCCGCCCTGGCCCTCGTGGCGCTCGCCGCGTCCGCCGGCATCCCGCCCGCCGTGCTCGCGGCGCGCGTCGCCGGCGAGCGGGGCGCCGTCGCCCTGCCGGTGCGCGAAGGCGGCCGCGGCATCGGCGGCGCCGCGGAGGTGACGGCGGCGCAGCTCGCGGACCCGCCCTGGCGCATCGACTACACGGGCCCGCCCGGCGCGTTCACCGCGTTCCCGAGCGAGCCCCTGGTGGCCCTGGCCCGGAGCGGCATCGAGCCCGATCCCGACAACCCGTTCCGCGACCGCATCGTGCTGGTGGGCGCGACGTTCGCGGAGAGCCGGGACTTCTTCCCGACCCCCACCGGGCTGATGCCGGGCGTGGAGATCCACGCCCACATGCTCAACACGCTGCTCTCGCGTCGGGCGCTGCTGCCGCCGCCGTGGTATCTGAACGTGGCGCTGCTGACCGCGGTCTGCGTATCGATCTCGGTGCTCTCGCTCTGGCTGCGTCCGGCCTGGCTGGCTCTCGTGGGCCTCGCCCTCGTGCTCGGGCTGGCCGCCGCCTCCTACGAGGCCTACACGCGCGGAGGCTACTGGCTCGACTTCCTGGCTCCCCTCATCGGCACGCTGGCCTACCTGCAGGGCGCGCACTGGCTGCGGCGCCGGCGCCTGCGCTCGGCCTTCGGCCAGTACGTGAGCCCCGAGGTCATGGATCAGGTGCTGCGCGCCGGGGCGCCGCTGGGCGGGGAGGTGCGCAGCGTGTCGGTGCTGATGTCGGACCTGCGCGGCTTCACCACCCTGTCGGAGCAGCTGCCGCCCCAGGTCGTCTCCGAGATGATGAACGACTACTTCACCGCGATGGTCGACGTGATCCTGGCCCGGCGCGGCCTCGTGCAGGACTTCATCGGCGACGCGATCATGGCGGTGTACGGCGCCCCCCTCGACGATCCCGAGCACTGCTGGCACGCGGCCCGCACCGCGGTAGAGATGCACGCCGCGCTCGAGACGCTGAACCGACGCTGGGAAGCGCAGGGGCGCGGCCCGCTCGCCATGGGCATCGCGGTCCACACCGGCGACGCCTTCGCGGGCACCCTCGGCGCGCCGCGGAAGAAGAAGTATGCGGTGCTGGGCGACACGGTGAATCTCACGTCGCGCATGGAGGGCCTCAACCGCGACCTCGGTACCGGCATCCTGATCAGCGGCGCCGCGCTGGCCGTCCTGAAGGACCGGGTGGTGGCGCGCGATCGCGGCAGCGTCGCGGTCAAGGGCCGCCGCGAGCCGGTCGAGATCTTCGAGCTGCTGAGCCTGAAGGAGACCTGATCGTGAATCGCGGTCTCGGCCCGAGCGGAGGCGGCCTGCGCGTCGTCGTGGACCTCGGTGGCACGTGGGTGCGCGTGACCGCCGCGGGCGGCCCCCGCCGCGCCTTCAAGGCGCGGACGCCGGGGCCGGCGGGATTGCCCGCGCTGCTCGACCGCCTGTGGCACCGCTGGCGCCTCGCGCGGCGCGACGTGTCGGCCCTCGGGGTGGCCTCGCGCGGCATCTGGACGGGAGCGGAGCGCCAGACCCTCGCGCGGCGGCTGCGTCGCTTCGCCGCGCGCGTGGTCGTGATCTCCGACGTCGAGGGCGCCTATCTCGCCGCGCTCGGCGACCGCGCGGGCGTGCTACTGCTCGCGGGCACCGGCTCGATCGCGCTCGCGCGCGACGCCCGCGGCCGCTTCACGCGCGCGGGCGGGCTGGGCCCGCTGCTGGGGGACGACGGCTCCGCGTTCGCGCTCGGCCGCGCGTGGCTGCGCGCCGGCGCGGTGACGCCGGCGCGCGCCCGCCGCCTCGCCATCGCGCCCGACGCGGTCGCCCGCATCGCCGCGCTCGCGCCGTCGGTCCTGCGTCGCGCCCGCGCCGGGCAGCCGGAGGCCCGCCGCGCGGCGCGCGAGGCCCAGCGAGCGCTGGCCGATCTGGCCGCGCGTGCGGCGCGGCCGCTCGGCCGGCACCGGCCATTGGTGGTGAGCTGGGCCGGCGGCCTCCTGGCCGACCCGCGCTTTCGCGGCGGCGTGTGGCGCGAGCTGCGCGGCCGCGGCCTGCGCGTGATACCGACACCGCCCGCCGCGACTATCGCGAGCCCGGAAGCCTGGCGCTCCGTTCTCTGAAAAATTCCAGGCTGAGCCTTTTTCATGAGCCTGACGAGTGCCAGATCCAGTAAGCCAGCGGCCCGGTGAGCGCGGCGAGGACGCCGACCAAGGTGTTGGTCCAGCCCGCGGTGGCCATCGCGAGCACGCAGCAGAGCGCGGGGAGCACGGCCACCACCCACATGCCGACCGCGCCGCCGCGCACCCGCCACGGCCGCGGCAGGCCGGGCTCGCGCCGGCGCAGGGCCACGAACGCGGCCAGCTCGAGCAGGAGCGCGATCGAGTAGAGCCAGATGTTCAGCACGATCAAGTCCTTGAAGGACCAGAAGGCGCACAGGCTGTAGCAGACGCTCGAGAGCAGCACCGCGCCCCACGGCGTGCCGAAGCGCGGATGCAGGCGCGCCAGCGGGGCGGGCAGCTGCCCGTCCAGCGCCAGCGCGTAGGGCAGCCGCGAGTTGGTCAGCAGGAGGGAGAGAAAGAGTCCCGCGGTGGCGACCACCGCGCCGAAGGTGACGACGTGGGCGAGCCACGGCCCGCCGACGTCGAGCGCCACCGCCGGCCAGTGCCCGGTCTCCCACGACTGCCAATCGCCGACCGCCGAGAGCCCGGCCGCCACCGGCAGCAGGTAGGCGATCGTGATCAGCGGCAGCGCCACCCACATGGCACGACGGAAGCTCGGCCCGGGCGCGCGCGTCTCCCCGAGCATGGTGGTGGGCGTGTCCCAGCCCGAGTAGTTCCACATCATGATCGCGAGGCCCAGCCCGAGGTTCGTGAGCAGGCTTCCCCCCTCCACCGCGAACGGCCGCCACGGGATCTCGTCGAGCTGCGCGGCCGAGGCGATCGTCAGCACCACCACCGGAACGAGCGAGACGATGGCCATGACCACCGCGGACCAGCCGGTGATGCGAACCCCGATCAGGTTGATCGCGGTGAGGATCCAGATGAAGGCCACGGCCAGGGCCCAGCGCTCGAGCGGCGACATGCCGGGTCGCCACGCGGCGAGGTACTCCGCGAACAGCGCGGGATACACCGCGACGTCCACGAACGAGTTGATCCAGCTCCACCACCCGGCCTGGAATCCCCAGAAGCGGCCGAACGCGCGCTGCACCCAGACCACGTAGCCGCCTTCCTCGGGCAGCGCGCTCGCGAGCTCGCCCATGGCCAGCGCGACGGGCAGGCTCCACACCACCGGGGTCAGCAGCAGCAGGAGCAGCGCGAGACCGGGACCGAGCGAGCCCACCGCGTCCTCGACGCCGTACGGGCCGCCGCTGACGTTGAAGAAGAGGATGGCGACGAGCGGGAGGAACCCGAGCTCCCCGCGTCGGCGGGGGCTCACGCCATGGCGGCTCGGATCAGCGCGGGCAATCCCTGGAGCCACTCGTCGATCGGCGTCTCCCGGTCGACGATGATCTCGAGCTTGCCACTCGGAAGCTTGCGCACCCGGCCCTGCCCCGGGCCGAGCGGGATGACGAGCGACTCGCGGTGGACGCCCATCGCATCGGTGACCGCGAAGATCTTGTTGATCTCGGCCATCCCGACCGCCTCGAGCGTCACGGCGCGCCGCCGCGGTCCACCGGAGGGAGCGATCCGGGCGGCAGGAGCGTCGGCTGCCCGCCGTCCGGGTTCGTGACGACCGGCGGCGGGCTGCCGGGCCGGCCCTCGTAGCGCGGCGGCACGACGACCTCGCGGCCGAGGCTGGGCGAGTACACCCGCTGCGGCGGGACATACCGATCTGGCACGCGCCCCGACGGCGCCGCCGGCGGCGCGGTGTACGGCCGATTGGCGAGGCCGGTGGCGCGGTCGATGGGGTCCAGCCGCCGCCCGCCGGGCAGGCCCTGGGCCGGCGCCGCCGGTGCGATGGACGCGCTCAGCCACCCCAGCAAGAACGCGATGCTCATGACCTTTTTCACGTCGCTCAGCGTAGCGGACCGGATGGGCGTGTGCAACACGACGGCGCCGTGCTAGGCTCTCGGGCGTGCCGTCCAGGACCCCGGCGCATCTCCTCGTCTGGCTCGCGCTGACGCTCGTCGCGCTCGCTCCCGCCTCGCTCCGCGCGCAGAGCCCGGACCTGCCGATCTTCGACACGCACATCCACTACAGCTCGGGCGACTGGGTCGAGTACCCGCCGGAGCGCATCCTCGGCATCCTGGACAAGGCGGGTGTCAAGCGCGCGCTCGTGTCCAGCACGCCCGATGACGGCACGCTCACCCTCTACGCCAAGGACCCCAAGCGCGTCGTGCCGATCCTGCGGCCCTACCGCACGCGCGGAGACATGGGGCACTGGTGGCAGGATCCGGCAGTGCTCGCCTACGTGCAGGAGCGGCTGCAGAAGAACGGCGGCGTGTACCGGGGCATCGGCGAGTTCCACCTCTTCGGCGGCCAGACCGGCACCTTCGTGGTCAAGCGCATCACCGAGCTGGCGCTGCAGGAGGACATCTATCTCCACGCCCACTCCGACGAGCTGGCGATCGTGGAGCTGTTCACGATCGAGCCGCGGCTGAAGGTGATCTGGGCTCACGCCGGCATGTCGTCGGGCCCGCAGGCGGTGGGCGCGCTGCTCGATCGGTATCCGACCCTCTGGGTGGACCTCGCGATCCGCAACGGCGACGTGGCCCCCGGCGGCCAGCTCGACCCGGGCTGGCGCGCGGTCTTCCTCCGCCACCCCGACCGCTTCCTGGCCGGGACGGACACGTGGATGACGTCGCGGTGGGAGGCCTTGCCGGGCTCGGTGACGGAGGTGCGCGGCTACCTGAGCCAGCTGCCGCGCGACGTGGCCGAGAAGATCGCCTTCAGGAACGCCGAGCGGCTGTTTCCGTAGATCGCAGGCCGATCAAAAAGGTCCAGATACGAGGCGGCGCCCGACGGCCGCACGCGAGGCGTGGCCGTTCCACGTTGAGCGTGCGGCCGAGGGGGCCAACGAAGTAGACGGGCCTTTTTCATCGGCCTGCTAGCCGACGCCCAGCTCGGCGGCCGCGGCCTCGATCTGACTCCAGGTCTGCTCCTCGACGGGGATGCCCTGCGCGCGGCGCTCGGCTTCGAGCCGGGCCTCCGGCTCGCCCGGGATCAGGATCTCGCCGGCGCCCTGCGCGAGCGGCGCGGTTTTCACCCACGCGAACAGCGAGCCGACCTGCGCGTGGAACTCGGCCAGCGGCAGGAACCGCTCCACGTCGAGGCAGATCATGAGCGTGCCGTTGGCGAACACGCCGGGCGGCGGCCCCGCGGGGCCGGTGCCGGAGAGGATGCCGCCGAGGATCTCCACCGCGAGCGACAGCCCGTAACCCTTGTGCTCGCCCGCGGTCAGCAGCGCGCCGGGCGGCTCGCCGTAGAAGATCTCGGGATCGGTCGCGGGCCGGCCCGCCGCGTCCACGAACCAGCCGGGCGGCGCCTGCTGCTTGCGGTTGCGCTTCACCCGCATCTTGCCCTCGGCCACCACGCTGGTCGCGAAGTCGAGCACCATCGCGGGGCCGGACACGCCGGGAATGGCCACCGCGTGCGGGTTGGTGCCGAGCCGCCGCGCGGCGCCACCCCAGGGCGCCACGTTGAGACCGTGCACGCAGTTGGCCCACAGCATGCCGACCAGCCCCGCGTTGGCCGCCATCTCCGCGTAGTCGGCCAGGCGGCCCACGTGACTGGTCCGCGAGGTGGACGCGGCGCTGAGCCCGCCCACCTTGGCCTTGGCGATCGCCATCTCCATCGCCCGCCGGCCCACCACCTGGCCGAAGCCGCCGCCGCCGTCGAGGCGGATCAGCGCGGGGCTCTCCGCGGTCACGGTGATCGGGGTCTTGGGATCCACCTGGCCCTTCTTCACCGACTCCCAGTACTGAGGCACGCGGATGACGCCATGCGAGTCGTGGCCGCGCAGGTTCGCGCGCACCAGGAGCTGGGCGATCCACGCCGCGTCGCGCTCGGGCGCGCCCATCGCCACGAACATCCGGCTGGCCTTCGCCTCGAGGCGCTGGGAATCGATGGTCGGCACGTCGGCTACAATACATCAGCGATGAAGGCCGAGCGCGAGTTCTTCGATCCGGCGGCGCTGCCGTGGCGGCCCGCGCCCGGATTCCCGCCCGGGGTGTGGGAGCAGGTCATCAGCGGCGGCCAGGACGAGGGCGTGACCACGCGGCTGCTGCGCTTCGAGCCGGGATCGGGCAACGACCGCGTGGTGACCCACGATTTCTGGGAGGAGATCTACATCGTCTCCGGCGTGCTCGAGTGCGGCGGCCGTCCCTACCCCGCGGGCTCGGTGGCGGTGCGGCCGCCCGGCATGCCCCACGGCCCGTTCCACTCCGCGGCGGGCTGCGTGAGCTTCGAAGTCCGCTACCGGACCCGCTGACCCGCCATGGCGGAGGCCGCCTGGCGCTCCCCCGATCTGCCGATCCGCCTCGGCATCTCGGCCTGCCTGCTGGGCGAGGCGGTGCGCTATGACGGCGGCCATCAGAGGGACGCCTACCTCACGGGTGTGCTGGGCCGCCACGTCACCTGGGTGCCGGTATGCCCGGAGATGGAGATCGGCATGGGCGTGCCGCGGGAGCCGATCCGGCTGGTGGGCGACGCGGCCGCGCCGCGGCTGCTCGGGGTGACCAGCGGCGCCGACCACACCGGCCGCATGAACGACTTCGCGCGACGCGGCGTGCAGGACCTCGCGCGTCGCGGCCTGAGCGGCTACGTGCTCAAGCGCGGGTCACCGTCCTGCGGCATGGAGCGCGTCAAGCTCTACCGCGACGACACCGCGCCCCCCGAGCGCGCGGGCGTCGGCCTGTTCGCCCGCGTCCTGCGCGAGGCGCTGCCCCTCCTGCCGGTGGAAGAGGAGGGACGGCTCGACGACCCACGGCGGCGCGACGGCTTCATCACCCGCGTGTTCGCGTATCGCCGCCTCGCGGCCTTGCGGGAGATGGCGCCTCGCCCCGGTGACGTCGTGGCGTTTCACAGGGCGCATGAGTACCTGTTGCTGGCCCACAGCCCCGCGGCGTATACGCGGCTGGGCCGGCTGGTCGCCGAGCGGCCCGTCAAACCCGCGCCCGCATGGCTGGACCGCTACGGCAACGGCTTCATGCGCGCGCTGCAGACGGAGGCCACGCCGCGCAAACACGTGAACGTGCTGCAACACATGGCGGGCTTCTTCAAGGGGCGGCTGGCCCCGGCCGAGCGGCGTGAGCTGCTCGCCCTGATCGGCGACTACGCGGCCGGCCGCGCCCCGCTGGTGGTGCCGATCACCCTCATCAACCACCACGCGGCCCGCCTGGAGGTCGGTTACCTGCTCGACCAGCTTTATCTCCGCCCGCATCCGAAGGAGCTGATGCTCCGCAACCACGTCTGACCGCGGGACGGCCGGGCGCCAGCCATGTTGTCGCCATGCGGCACCTGTCCTATTCTGGACGTGCGCGGCGCTGGCGTCAGGGCCGCGTGTCTATGACGTCGTCACCGCGGAGCCGGCGAGATTAGCGACACCCGCGAGTCGACCCACGCGCGGCCCGGCGCGGTCCGCAGCCGCCGGCGACGTCTCTTCGGCGCCCCGACCGCCACCGGCGAGCGCATCCCGTGGATCCACCTCGCCGTCTTCGGCGCCGGCGCCATCATGGTGGTGCTCTTCGCCTCCCACCAGATCGCCACCGAGCGCGAGACCAGCGTCGCCCACTGGAAGAGCCGCATCGCGACCATCGCGAGCGATCGGGCCCGCCTGGTCTCGGGCTGGCTCGCGGCGCGGCGGGCCGACGCGGAGGTGCTGGCCGCGTTCCCGGCGGTCCGCGCGATGCTCGCCGGGCCAAAGGGCGACGACGAAGCCCTCGCGCGGCATCTCAGCCGCGTGGCCTCCGCGTACGGCTACGTGGGCGTCGTGGCGCTGGACGCCTCGGGCCGGGCGGCGGCCCGCTCGTCCTCGAACGGGCCGGCTCCCTTCGCGGAGCCCGCCGCCGAGCTCGCCGCGAAGGTGGCCGCCACCCGTCAGCCGCGCTTCGATCTGGTCGAGGCCGGCGGCGGCCGGCTGCTCGTCGTCACGGTGCCGGTCTTCGCGGACGGCGCGCCCGCCGGGCCCGAGGGCGATCGGCGCGCGCTGCTCGGCGCGGTCGCGCTGGCCGCGCGGCCCGAGGACGGGCTCTACCCGCTGCTCGCCGACGACGGCGACACGCGCTCCGGCGAGGCGCTGCTCGCGGATCTGGACGCGCCCACGCCCACGTATCTGTCGCCGCTGCGTCCGCCCGCGGTGGACCCGGCGGTGCAGCGCACGTCGCTCATGGAATTGCGCGCGCTCGTCCGCGCGGCCGCCGAGGGACGCGAGGCGGTGGCCGAGATGACCGATCACCGGGGCGTGCCCGTGCTCACCGCGGTGCGCCGCGTGACTCCGACCGGCTGGGTCCTCGCCCTCGAGGTGGAGCGCGAGCGGGCGTTCGCCGAGTTCAACCGCTCGGGGCAGCTGGCCGGCGCAGCCGCCGCGTTCCTGCTGCTGGCGCTCGCCGGCTTCCTCATCGCGCTCCACCGCGAGCAGCAGCGCGCGCGTCTCCTCCAGGAGCAGATGCGGCAGGCGCGCGCCATGTCCAACCTGCAGGGCTACGCCGACAAGATCGTGGCGAGCGTGCCCGCCGGGCTCCTGCTGCTGTCCGAGGACCTCCGCGTGCTCTCGGCCAACCGGGCGT comes from Candidatus Methylomirabilota bacterium and encodes:
- a CDS encoding BadF/BadG/BcrA/BcrD ATPase family protein; its protein translation is MNRGLGPSGGGLRVVVDLGGTWVRVTAAGGPRRAFKARTPGPAGLPALLDRLWHRWRLARRDVSALGVASRGIWTGAERQTLARRLRRFAARVVVISDVEGAYLAALGDRAGVLLLAGTGSIALARDARGRFTRAGGLGPLLGDDGSAFALGRAWLRAGAVTPARARRLAIAPDAVARIAALAPSVLRRARAGQPEARRAAREAQRALADLAARAARPLGRHRPLVVSWAGGLLADPRFRGGVWRELRGRGLRVIPTPPAATIASPEAWRSVL
- a CDS encoding amidohydrolase family protein is translated as MPSRTPAHLLVWLALTLVALAPASLRAQSPDLPIFDTHIHYSSGDWVEYPPERILGILDKAGVKRALVSSTPDDGTLTLYAKDPKRVVPILRPYRTRGDMGHWWQDPAVLAYVQERLQKNGGVYRGIGEFHLFGGQTGTFVVKRITELALQEDIYLHAHSDELAIVELFTIEPRLKVIWAHAGMSSGPQAVGALLDRYPTLWVDLAIRNGDVAPGGQLDPGWRAVFLRHPDRFLAGTDTWMTSRWEALPGSVTEVRGYLSQLPRDVAEKIAFRNAERLFP
- a CDS encoding PAS domain-containing protein, which translates into the protein MVVLFASHQIATERETSVAHWKSRIATIASDRARLVSGWLAARRADAEVLAAFPAVRAMLAGPKGDDEALARHLSRVASAYGYVGVVALDASGRAAARSSSNGPAPFAEPAAELAAKVAATRQPRFDLVEAGGGRLLVVTVPVFADGAPAGPEGDRRALLGAVALAARPEDGLYPLLADDGDTRSGEALLADLDAPTPTYLSPLRPPAVDPAVQRTSLMELRALVRAAAEGREAVAEMTDHRGVPVLTAVRRVTPTGWVLALEVERERAFAEFNRSGQLAGAAAAFLLLALAGFLIALHREQQRARLLQEQMRQARAMSNLQGYADKIVASVPAGLLLLSEDLRVLSANRAFLESFRLRDDDVLGRDLQQLVRAERLVRNAREVLDTGVARQDGLYELYVYARRDTKPVRVSLTAIQLADEEPPRLLMIMEDLTEEERLQAARQESE
- a CDS encoding Ldh family oxidoreductase, with protein sequence MPTIDSQRLEAKASRMFVAMGAPERDAAWIAQLLVRANLRGHDSHGVIRVPQYWESVKKGQVDPKTPITVTAESPALIRLDGGGGFGQVVGRRAMEMAIAKAKVGGLSAASTSRTSHVGRLADYAEMAANAGLVGMLWANCVHGLNVAPWGGAARRLGTNPHAVAIPGVSGPAMVLDFATSVVAEGKMRVKRNRKQQAPPGWFVDAAGRPATDPEIFYGEPPGALLTAGEHKGYGLSLAVEILGGILSGTGPAGPPPGVFANGTLMICLDVERFLPLAEFHAQVGSLFAWVKTAPLAQGAGEILIPGEPEARLEAERRAQGIPVEEQTWSQIEAAAAELGVG
- a CDS encoding APC family permease produces the protein MSPRRRGELGFLPLVAILFFNVSGGPYGVEDAVGSLGPGLALLLLLLTPVVWSLPVALAMGELASALPEEGGYVVWVQRAFGRFWGFQAGWWSWINSFVDVAVYPALFAEYLAAWRPGMSPLERWALAVAFIWILTAINLIGVRITGWSAVVMAIVSLVPVVVLTIASAAQLDEIPWRPFAVEGGSLLTNLGLGLAIMMWNYSGWDTPTTMLGETRAPGPSFRRAMWVALPLITIAYLLPVAAGLSAVGDWQSWETGHWPAVALDVGGPWLAHVVTFGAVVATAGLFLSLLLTNSRLPYALALDGQLPAPLARLHPRFGTPWGAVLLSSVCYSLCAFWSFKDLIVLNIWLYSIALLLELAAFVALRRREPGLPRPWRVRGGAVGMWVVAVLPALCCVLAMATAGWTNTLVGVLAALTGPLAYWIWHSSGS
- a CDS encoding adenylate/guanylate cyclase domain-containing protein — translated: MTDALRGSGPRVRVIRATLVGLLISLAVTGLSRTGLFAGWETRAVDAFLFLRDRVPTPEIVLVLIDDDAFQALGQRQPLSRRYLADLADVLLKSGATVVAFDVVLAAPTAPAEDQLLIDTAQRWTAKRPGSLLFATFAMPAPGDDRTFTLLPPFSPALGGLLGFANAPIGADGVVRRFTPLLPSAGGGRVAALALVALAASAGIPPAVLAARVAGERGAVALPVREGGRGIGGAAEVTAAQLADPPWRIDYTGPPGAFTAFPSEPLVALARSGIEPDPDNPFRDRIVLVGATFAESRDFFPTPTGLMPGVEIHAHMLNTLLSRRALLPPPWYLNVALLTAVCVSISVLSLWLRPAWLALVGLALVLGLAAASYEAYTRGGYWLDFLAPLIGTLAYLQGAHWLRRRRLRSAFGQYVSPEVMDQVLRAGAPLGGEVRSVSVLMSDLRGFTTLSEQLPPQVVSEMMNDYFTAMVDVILARRGLVQDFIGDAIMAVYGAPLDDPEHCWHAARTAVEMHAALETLNRRWEAQGRGPLAMGIAVHTGDAFAGTLGAPRKKKYAVLGDTVNLTSRMEGLNRDLGTGILISGAALAVLKDRVVARDRGSVAVKGRREPVEIFELLSLKET
- a CDS encoding DUF523 and DUF1722 domain-containing protein; translated protein: MAEAAWRSPDLPIRLGISACLLGEAVRYDGGHQRDAYLTGVLGRHVTWVPVCPEMEIGMGVPREPIRLVGDAAAPRLLGVTSGADHTGRMNDFARRGVQDLARRGLSGYVLKRGSPSCGMERVKLYRDDTAPPERAGVGLFARVLREALPLLPVEEEGRLDDPRRRDGFITRVFAYRRLAALREMAPRPGDVVAFHRAHEYLLLAHSPAAYTRLGRLVAERPVKPAPAWLDRYGNGFMRALQTEATPRKHVNVLQHMAGFFKGRLAPAERRELLALIGDYAAGRAPLVVPITLINHHAARLEVGYLLDQLYLRPHPKELMLRNHV
- a CDS encoding cupin domain-containing protein, encoding MKAEREFFDPAALPWRPAPGFPPGVWEQVISGGQDEGVTTRLLRFEPGSGNDRVVTHDFWEEIYIVSGVLECGGRPYPAGSVAVRPPGMPHGPFHSAAGCVSFEVRYRTR